The DNA segment TCGTGCTGCTGGGCACGATGGCCGCGACGAACTTCAGCGCGTTCACCGTCGTGGGGTTCTCCGGCGCCGGGTATCGGATGGGCTTCGCGTTCTATCCCGTGATGGCCTACGGCACGGGCCTCATGGCGCTCACGTTCATCGTCATCGGGATCCCCGCGCTCCGGATCGGGCGCGAGCTCGGGCTCGTCACGCCGGCGGAGCTCGTCGAGGCGAGGTTCGGCTCGCCGACGCTCGGCGTGTCGTTCGCCGCCGTGCAGGCGTTCTTCACGCTGCCGTACCTCGCGCTCCAGCCGCTCGCGGCCGGGTACGTCATCGAGGGCCTGCTCGGCGTTCCGCATGCTCTCGGCGCGGCCGCCGTGACTGCGGTCGTCGTGTGCTACGTGCTCGCGGGCGGCATGCGCACCGTGGCGTGGACGGACGTCGTGCAGGGGCTTCTCATGTTCGCGGCGCTCGCCGTCGGGCTCGGCGTGGTCGTCGCCGCGCTCGGAGGGTGGGGCGCGGCGATGGGGCGACTCGCGGCCGAGTCCCCCGCGCACCTCGCGCGCCCCGGGGCCGGGGGCGGGCTCACCGTCGGCATCTGGGCGAGCTACATGGCCTTGTGGTTCACGGCCGACCCCATGCTCCCGCAGCTCTTCCAGCGGTTCTACGCGGCGAAGGACGAGAGGAGCCTCGTGCGGGTCGCCGCGTCCTACCCGGCCGTCACGACCGTGCTCTTCTTCATCCCCGTCGCGATGGGCGCCTTCGGCCGGCTCCTCGTGCCGGGCCTCGAGGGACAGGGCGCCGACAGGATCTTCCCGCTCCTCATGGAGCGCTTCGGCGGGACGTGGCTCCACGCGCTCGCGGCGACGGGCGTTCTCGCGGCCATCATGTCCACCATGGACTCGCAGCTTCTCACGCTCGCGTCGATCGTCGAGCGCGACATCCTGAGGCGGAGAGAGCCCGCCGCGCTGGGGCCACGCGGTGCCCGCTC comes from the Candidatus Effluviviaceae Genus I sp. genome and includes:
- a CDS encoding sodium:solute symporter family protein, which encodes MSAQLAVVLAYLGGMLAVSAVVRRRPGGHQEFFLAGRTLGALVLLGTMAATNFSAFTVVGFSGAGYRMGFAFYPVMAYGTGLMALTFIVIGIPALRIGRELGLVTPAELVEARFGSPTLGVSFAAVQAFFTLPYLALQPLAAGYVIEGLLGVPHALGAAAVTAVVVCYVLAGGMRTVAWTDVVQGLLMFAALAVGLGVVVAALGGWGAAMGRLAAESPAHLARPGAGGGLTVGIWASYMALWFTADPMLPQLFQRFYAAKDERSLVRVAASYPAVTTVLFFIPVAMGAFGRLLVPGLEGQGADRIFPLLMERFGGTWLHALAATGVLAAIMSTMDSQLLTLASIVERDILRRREPAALGPRGARSWEARAAVAALAVAGLLLALRPPATMLAIATEAFAGFAVLFPVVVAALYWRRVSARAAVASIAAGEAAVIAYHFKVLPTFGLLPAVPATAVAAAVLVIAGLAAPSRREPPDAFVRHARFGIGRRAAVAWAAIFAAFCVLSTDWWRFDGRSPAMVAGLPEWVLQFIVVGFVLAVALAAFGRRAAAGRRPAGPTPPAG